In Sebaldella termitidis ATCC 33386, one DNA window encodes the following:
- a CDS encoding flavodoxin yields the protein MKKIFLSSLFLLLFLSLTACGNTKENIETNTAAKEKTSKILIAYFSRTGNTKEIALKIQEKTNGELFEIQPAEPYPENYKETTDKAKQELSSGYLPPLKTKINNLESYDIIFIGYPIWWGTIPGPVRTFLTENDFSGKIIIPFCTHGGSGIASSTSDIQKLAPQAELKEALAIPGSQAKNSENTLNEWLNSLQISE from the coding sequence ATGAAAAAAATTTTTTTATCAAGTCTATTTTTATTGCTTTTTCTTTCACTTACTGCATGTGGAAACACTAAAGAAAATATTGAGACTAATACTGCTGCCAAAGAAAAAACCAGCAAAATTCTTATTGCATATTTTTCCAGAACAGGCAATACAAAAGAGATTGCTCTTAAAATACAAGAGAAAACAAATGGTGAGCTTTTTGAAATACAGCCTGCCGAACCTTATCCCGAAAATTATAAAGAAACTACAGATAAAGCCAAACAGGAGCTTAGCTCGGGATATCTTCCGCCGTTAAAAACTAAAATAAACAATCTGGAATCTTATGATATTATCTTTATAGGATACCCTATCTGGTGGGGAACTATTCCAGGCCCTGTAAGAACTTTTCTCACTGAAAATGATTTTTCAGGAAAAATTATTATACCGTTTTGCACACATGGAGGCAGCGGTATTGCCAGCAGTACTTCCGATATACAAAAGCTTGCCCCGCAGGCTGAATTGAAAGAAGCTCTTGCAATTCCCGGATCACAGGCTAAAAATAGCGAAAACACTCTTAATGAATGGCTCAACAGTCTTCAGATATCCGAATAA
- a CDS encoding DUF1003 domain-containing protein — MRRRIGRDAKNQDNGIFLRNIYNGISELIMSDHPEFTEDTFISSSDLNYYRKKYIESLLKREKEYARTEEDVLNSILSKEIISENSNKVYSKKQLIGQNIADSVAKFGGSWTFILIFIFILLFWIILNSIALMKKPFDPYPYILLNLVLSCLAALQAPVIMMSQNRQEEKDRIRAENDYQVNLKAEIEIKILHEKLNHLITDQWDRLVEIQEIQLELLEDLQKKIELYENKNYKT; from the coding sequence ATGAGAAGGCGTATAGGGAGAGATGCTAAAAATCAGGATAACGGAATTTTTCTGAGAAATATTTATAATGGAATTTCAGAATTAATAATGAGTGATCATCCGGAGTTTACAGAGGATACTTTTATCTCCAGCTCTGATTTGAATTATTACAGAAAAAAATATATAGAATCATTGTTAAAGAGAGAAAAAGAATATGCCCGTACTGAGGAAGATGTATTAAACAGTATATTATCTAAAGAGATTATTTCTGAAAACAGTAATAAGGTGTATTCTAAAAAACAGCTTATAGGACAGAATATAGCAGATTCAGTAGCTAAATTCGGAGGAAGCTGGACTTTTATTCTGATCTTTATATTCATTTTATTATTCTGGATTATTTTAAACAGCATAGCGCTTATGAAAAAACCGTTTGATCCTTACCCGTATATTCTTTTGAATCTGGTTCTTTCATGTCTTGCAGCTCTTCAGGCGCCTGTAATTATGATGAGCCAGAACAGGCAGGAGGAAAAAGACCGGATCAGGGCAGAAAATGATTATCAGGTAAACTTAAAGGCAGAAATAGAGATTAAAATTCTGCATGAGAAATTAAATCACCTGATTACGGATCAGTGGGACAGATTAGTGGAAATACAGGAAATTCAGCTGGAATTGCTTGAAGATCTGCAAAAAAAGATAGAGTTATATGAAAATAAGAATTACAAGACTTAA
- a CDS encoding SIMPL domain-containing protein — protein MKKIILILALIFSVFAFSEPIRKISVTGNAEKEVMPDIAKINFRVYTKSEDLKKAGQENSQNMENFKSELRRKNISVGSIETYNYYTQKTTERDTAENKKTEYYTTLYFAVKVTDLTKIPDLISLSESNKIKSLKSDSTDKSIYYGEINRNSGEKATAISETFKVYDNVKSQLSRLGINSNDISVYSYSTVSKETTDNKPLKNKEYHNIYNNFVLELKDINKINDVIKIAENNKINVQGSIAFDISNKEQIESELYNTAYEQTKTKAASILRSSEMKLGDPLVVSESISYQNQAIMEDYNYRQQIAADEDYASGAMMRVAAEKAAPAPKPQVDYKPQVIKLTQNVSVLFEMK, from the coding sequence ATGAAAAAGATCATTTTAATATTAGCTTTGATATTTTCAGTATTTGCATTTAGTGAGCCGATCAGAAAAATAAGTGTTACCGGAAATGCAGAGAAGGAAGTTATGCCTGATATAGCAAAAATAAATTTCAGGGTATATACAAAGAGTGAAGACCTGAAAAAAGCCGGGCAGGAAAATTCTCAAAATATGGAAAATTTTAAAAGTGAGCTGAGAAGGAAGAATATTTCTGTAGGAAGTATAGAAACTTATAATTATTATACCCAAAAGACAACAGAAAGAGATACTGCGGAAAATAAGAAAACTGAGTATTATACAACATTATATTTTGCAGTAAAGGTAACAGATCTGACAAAAATTCCGGATTTGATAAGTCTGTCGGAAAGCAACAAGATAAAAAGCTTGAAAAGTGACAGTACGGATAAATCAATATATTATGGTGAAATAAACAGAAACAGCGGAGAAAAAGCAACAGCAATATCGGAAACATTTAAAGTATATGATAATGTGAAGTCTCAGCTTTCAAGACTTGGGATAAACAGTAACGATATATCGGTATATTCATATTCTACTGTATCAAAAGAAACAACAGATAATAAACCATTGAAAAATAAGGAATATCATAATATATACAATAACTTTGTATTGGAACTGAAAGATATAAATAAAATAAATGATGTAATAAAAATAGCGGAAAATAATAAAATAAATGTTCAGGGAAGCATAGCATTCGACATATCAAATAAAGAGCAGATAGAATCAGAGCTGTATAATACTGCCTATGAACAGACAAAAACAAAGGCTGCAAGCATATTGAGATCAAGTGAGATGAAGCTCGGCGATCCTCTTGTGGTAAGTGAAAGCATATCTTATCAGAATCAGGCTATTATGGAAGATTATAACTACAGACAGCAGATCGCAGCGGATGAAGATTATGCATCAGGAGCTATGATGAGAGTAGCGGCTGAAAAGGCTGCTCCTGCTCCAAAACCACAGGTAGATTATAAGCCGCAGGTAATCAAGCTTACCCAGAATGTAAGTGTTCTTTTTGAAATGAAGTAG
- a CDS encoding SIMPL domain-containing protein produces MKKIILILLTIFSVMIFSDESDLFYKRIQVAGTATETLMPDTASIMFTIYTENEDMNKASEENAGLLDRYKTLLSKSGVKYEKIESVTYNSNKREYWDSILVNKGEKEYSTSLNIEITVNDQNKLREIVNILSGENINYFSKSGREFGIYNFNISESAKDTKTSYQKALERYKNLESKVLKTNLVDGVRIASYDTSEKSLEKYDRVKKEKHVVTHVIKIKTGDVKNLGKLINLGYTLNITPNSYIQYDINNKEQIENRLYEKAYLEAKKKADKILAKTDLGLQKPLSVTDNSRYSIQPYNEYFSNYNSLARAADEVKKSSDKELMDLANTSNLVISPKKLTVTKTVNIEFQMNKK; encoded by the coding sequence ATGAAAAAAATTATATTGATTTTACTGACAATTTTTTCTGTAATGATATTTTCAGATGAAAGCGATCTTTTTTATAAGAGAATTCAGGTAGCGGGGACAGCCACAGAAACGCTGATGCCTGATACTGCCAGTATAATGTTTACCATTTATACAGAAAACGAGGATATGAATAAGGCAAGCGAGGAAAATGCAGGACTTCTTGACAGATACAAAACTTTACTTTCAAAGTCAGGTGTGAAATATGAGAAAATAGAATCAGTAACATATAATTCCAATAAAAGGGAATATTGGGATTCAATACTTGTAAATAAGGGTGAAAAAGAATATTCGACATCTTTGAATATAGAAATCACAGTTAATGACCAGAATAAACTGAGAGAAATAGTAAATATACTTTCAGGAGAAAATATAAATTATTTTTCAAAATCAGGAAGAGAATTCGGAATATATAATTTTAATATAAGTGAAAGTGCGAAAGATACAAAAACTTCTTATCAAAAAGCACTGGAAAGATATAAAAATCTGGAAAGCAAAGTACTGAAAACTAATCTTGTAGACGGTGTAAGAATAGCCTCTTATGATACAAGTGAAAAGAGTCTGGAAAAATATGACAGAGTGAAAAAGGAAAAACATGTAGTAACTCATGTGATCAAAATAAAAACAGGTGATGTAAAGAATCTGGGGAAATTGATAAATCTGGGATATACATTAAATATCACGCCAAACAGTTACATACAGTATGATATTAACAATAAAGAGCAGATAGAAAACAGATTATATGAAAAAGCTTATCTTGAAGCAAAAAAGAAAGCTGATAAAATACTCGCTAAAACCGATCTTGGTCTGCAAAAGCCGCTTTCTGTGACAGATAACAGCAGATACAGCATACAGCCGTATAATGAATATTTTAGCAATTATAACTCTTTGGCAAGAGCGGCAGACGAAGTAAAAAAGAGCAGTGATAAAGAGCTTATGGATCTGGCAAATACTTCAAATTTAGTAATAAGTCCTAAGAAATTAACTGTAACAAAAACTGTAAATATAGAATTCCAGATGAATAAAAAATAA
- a CDS encoding SIMPL domain-containing protein → MKKFILVLALGFSVFLAGEPIRKLSVTGNAEKEVMPDIAKISFRVYTKNENLKKAGQENSKNMENFKNELKKRNIPVTAIETYNYYTQKSTERDTAESKKTEYYTTLYFAVKVTDLTKIPDLISLSESNKIKSLKSDSLDKSIYYGEINRNSSQKSSAISDTFKVYDSIKSQLARLGISGSNISVYSYSTTSREVTDNKSVKNKEYHNIYNDFVLELKDISRINDVIKIAEDNKISVQGNIAFDISNKDQIESELYNAAYEQTKTKAVSILKSSEMKLGDPLVVSESISYQNQAIQEDYNYTKQINAKNLDVRGGMDMEYRQVPAMTATTEARPQIDYKPQVMKLTQNVSVLYEIK, encoded by the coding sequence ATGAAAAAGTTTATTTTAGTTTTAGCCTTGGGCTTCTCGGTATTCTTAGCCGGTGAGCCTATAAGAAAGCTGAGTGTTACAGGAAATGCAGAAAAGGAGGTCATGCCTGATATAGCAAAAATAAGCTTCAGAGTATACACAAAAAATGAGAATCTTAAAAAAGCCGGTCAGGAAAACTCTAAAAATATGGAAAATTTTAAAAATGAGCTAAAAAAGAGAAATATTCCTGTAACTGCTATAGAAACATATAATTATTACACGCAGAAAAGTACTGAAAGAGACACAGCGGAAAGTAAGAAGACAGAATATTATACAACATTATATTTTGCAGTAAAGGTAACAGATCTGACTAAAATACCGGATCTGATAAGCCTATCGGAAAGCAATAAGATAAAGAGCTTAAAAAGCGACAGTCTGGATAAATCAATATATTATGGTGAAATAAACAGAAACAGCTCTCAGAAATCATCAGCAATATCTGATACATTTAAGGTATACGACAGCATAAAATCCCAGCTGGCAAGGCTCGGAATAAGCGGCAGCAACATCTCGGTATATTCATATTCAACAACTTCACGGGAAGTAACGGATAACAAATCTGTAAAAAACAAGGAATATCATAATATATATAATGACTTTGTGCTGGAGTTGAAAGATATAAGCAGGATAAATGATGTAATAAAAATTGCGGAAGATAACAAAATAAGCGTACAGGGAAATATAGCATTCGATATATCAAACAAAGACCAGATAGAGTCGGAGCTGTATAATGCAGCCTATGAACAGACAAAAACAAAGGCGGTAAGCATACTGAAATCAAGTGAAATGAAACTCGGTGATCCGCTGGTGGTAAGTGAGAGCATATCTTATCAGAATCAGGCCATCCAAGAGGATTATAATTATACTAAGCAGATTAATGCAAAAAATTTAGATGTAAGAGGCGGTATGGATATGGAGTATAGGCAAGTACCGGCAATGACAGCAACAACAGAAGCCAGACCCCAAATAGATTATAAGCCTCAGGTAATGAAATTAACTCAGAATGTAAGCGTACTTTATGAAATAAAATAA